The Pyrus communis chromosome 5, drPyrComm1.1, whole genome shotgun sequence region aatattTTCAAAAGTGGATTTTTTATAAATTCTCTGTCACTTTATGTTTTcggcataatattttataatgttggcactaGAATTAATGTTAAACTGTGAGCTGACAAAGAATCTAATAAAAGTCTCACTTTGAGAGATTCTCTTCAAGATTTCTCATTTcgcatatattatataaaaagtcattcgtatttattttaaatcatagtcaaatgcataaaaaaaaaacttttatttttcaacataGAGAAGTTTTTATGCATATAGCATTGCGATTGATATTTAAGAAgaaattatttcttttatataaaatccaAATAATTGTCGTTAGAACATTGTGCTTGGAATTGCTTTCAAGAAACTAACGtgggaaagttgaaatttcactTTATAATAGTAGTTTTAGTACTTTAGATATTGATATTGTATATAATAAACTCACATTTATCGCGTTATATGTGATAATATGTAAGTTAGAAATAAGGGaaactttggatgcggtccttagctatgaatattctttgattgaaatcttgttggttttaatttttattcgaggtccctgaaattaatgtgataatttatttctatgtacgttactatattttttaaattaaaaatgagaaattttagttgtttatataaatgagattttaaattaaaaaaaatcataatatgtgggattaaaaatattaaaatataaatatactattttgtgtgtgtatatatataaacatgggtacattcatcaaaattagccaaaaaatttattgtatcaaaacatgggtacattctttaaaatcataaaaaagaagaagatattaggcttaatgacattagtaaatttcttcgattaaaatTGACATGGAtgcattttaaaatcaaagaaaaaagaatgtactcatataagtttaaaaatggattagaaaaaaatagaatagattttatatattaaaaaaaaaaggtacattttacatataacaaattggtatatttaagaatgagtacattttaagattaaattttttttacatgaatgggtacatataattagcatgggtccatttagcaaaataataataaaaaaatatatgggtacaaacacaaataaactttaaaaaatatgggcacaaaaagaaattaatatataggtacaaattaaaacttaaaagaaaattggtacaagttaaaaaagaattacaaattaaaactgggtacaaactaaaactaaaaatatatgatacttagtcataaatataaatatattaattgtaacatttttaacattaaatgaatatatttagaaataaaaaatattttattattgaaataattaatgatgttattaatacccaaggactttgatcaaaaattaaaaaggaaaatgattttaatcaatggagtagcaaaatgaaggatgagaacctaatttctcctaaaaataatattagagtAATTATTAGTCAGCTGATGATCCGTCGGTCAAAATAATTCTCATGGTTAAATCATTATCATCAGCATGATTAAACCAACATTAAACCTGTAACCTGAGTGAGAGAGTTGgctttcatttttccttttaaatatgAAGTTTCAACGAAAAATCGACGGtaatgttcactttaacgaaaaataacatttttatattaaaaagtcaatcctggtacccttcattttatcttattttattcttatcatttaaactcaaaattttcaaaccatttcattagtttttttttttaaaacgcACAGCAGTGGGTGCAGCCATGCAAAAGCTGCCTAACGCAcgatgtgagagagagagagagagagagagagagagagagagaggagaaaagaggaaggagaaagagagggggggggggggggggggggtggtggtttggatttggaaaaTGGCAAAGAAAAGTGTGTTGGAGCTTATCCAAATTaggcatctctctctctccttctctctctctctccaagtCGCAGACAAAGAAATGTCAACCCACTTTTCTCCTTCCCGAAGGTCTAATAAAAGAACCttcccagcaaccaaacaccCCCATATACCTCCAAAATCTTCCATGTTCAAAACGAGGGGCTTTCTTTGATTCCGTCAATTTTTTTCCGCCTTTCGATTAGTGGGTTGCTGCGTGCTCGTGACAGCTAGGTGTTTGTGAAAAAGCCTAGCTGAGAGAGCTTTCACACCGATTGGTGAGAACATCATCTTTGATTCGCGGGCTTCTGCTTTTGCTTGCGCTTTTCAACTTGGTTGCAAACTTGGGTTTctatttcttcctccttttctgGCAGTTGGGTCCGGAAAGACCTCTTTTTCAGGCGTTTTCAAGTGATGGGTTCTTGCTTAAGTTCTAGAATCAAAGCTGACAGCCCCCTCCACAATGGTAATTAAGTTTAATCAATTAGTTTCTGATTAACTCTGTTAATTAAAAGTTTTGAACTTTGATTGAAGTTGGTCGGATTTGATTAATGAAACATGCAGTTCTGGAGCTTATAGCAGCTCAGCTAGctgttttctgttttgtttttgctgAAATAGTTGATTTTGTTTGGAATTTTTGTTTTCAGCAATTCTGTGTTGGGTTCTACTTCAGGGGTTATGTGATATTGTGATTGTTACTGCTCTGATTCTCCCAAATAAGAAAGTTATTCAAAGTTAATAAGAAACTTGAATTTTATTGGCTTCCATTTCTTTTGCTATATAGAGGCATATCAAAGGCTAGAGCTTTTTAAACCACAACCTTTTAAGCTCGTTACGATCGAGTTTAACTCAGATTTGCATGGACTTGCTGGTTTTTATTACACCCTTCTGTTGTTATGTTTTGGATTATTTTCTAGGATTTAATGGAGCTTATATGTTTTCCCCATCAATTGGGGAGTGGGGGACCAGAGGTTTCAAAGCAAGACCTCTTGGAACCGAACCTCGAACACCATGTTAGATTACCATTGTACTTCATAAGCTGTGGCATCATCAAAAGCTAACCATTTTGTTGTTGAAAGTTAATCGATGCCAAAATTGAGATTTTAGTTTCTGTACTGTATACAGAAGCAACTAACTTGGCCCTACTCTTTTTTATTGTGATGTTATagattatttttagaacttttatatGATGACTGAATGTTGAGCATTATTTATAAGTTATATGGTATTTGAAATGTGTAGGTTTACATTCAAATAGCAGGGTATCGTCTGTCTCAGTGCCTTCAACTCCTCGGACAGAGGGTGAGATCCTGCAGTCCTCCAATTTGAAGAACTTCTGCTTTAACGAACTGAAAAATGCCACCAGGAACTTCCGTCCTGATAGTGTGGTGGGTGAAGGGGGTTTCGGTTGTGTCTTTAAGGGGTGGGTTGATGAGAATTCATTAACAGCTGCCAAGGCTGGTACTGGCTTGGTTATTGCTGCGAAAAGGCTAAACCAAGAAGGTATCCAGGGTCACAAGGAATGGTTGGTGAGTATTACTTCTATCCTTCTTTAGCTTACATGCACTTTACGAATATTTGATTGATCATTTTTCGGtgcaatcaaatatttgaaaatcTAAACGGATGTTTTTAGTTCAAAAGGCTTATATATTGAACCAACCTGAATGAATCTTCCTCCATAATAGTTTTTGCATGTATATAACGTTATATGTAATATTTTCAGAGAATAATTTATTAACTTTGTGGAGCCTCTTGAACTATAGACGGAAATCAACTACCTTGGGCAGCTGCATCACGAAAATCTTGTAAGGTTGGTTGGTTACTGCTTAGAGGATGACCACCGTATTTTGGTGTATGAATTTATGCCTCGTGGAAGCTTGGATAATCATCTATTTAGAAGTGAGTTATGAACTTCCTTCACTTTTTAGCCTTTTCTTTTAGAGTAAGCAGTGCCATTGCTAAGgaaatcaaatatttcaatatGAACTATGTAAGTATAACTTATTGATTAAAATGTTATTGGTGGAACAGGGGCGTCTTACTTTCAACCACTTTCCTGGAACCTTCGTATGAAGATTGCTTTTGGTGCTGCTAAGGGTCTAGCATTTCTTCACAGTGACGCGGCAAAAGTGATATATCGGGACTTTAAAACTGCTAATATCCTGCTTGATTCGGTAAGTGAGACTTTTAATTGTTGAGTTTCATTGCTTCTAGATGAATTCTGGTATAAGACTTTCTGacacaaaattttaattgaaaaacaacAGACGTACAATGCCAAGCTTTCTGATTTTGGACTAGCCAAGGATGGCCCAGCCGATGATACAAGCCATGTCTCAACAAGAGTCATGGGGACATATGGGTACGCAGCGCCTGAGTATATGGCCACAGGTACGTTTAGTTAACAGGATTGAGTTCACATTACAAAAGCAACCTAATATTTGTATCTACCATTCACCAATTCAGTCTAATTGTGACCACTTAATAACACTAACCAAATAGTTCTAGGCTCTAACCACAGCCAGGCTCCGATCaatattagaaagaaaaaaaggctaATTCCGTCATAGACGATGATCATGAGATTATCCAGTCTTTGTAGGTAGTACACCAGTCTATTTCCCATTTACTTCATTTCTACTCGGTACCTATGTTGCATCTGAAACCTCTGCTACATATTACCCTGGCCTTGCTGGAAGATTTCCCTTCAGCAGTCCCCTAATGAATGACCAgcatttggttttaattttcttgttcatttgtttcACCTCCATGTAGTTGCAGAAAGTTTCGCTGTACTTTCTGGATACATGATTGACTTGCTCCCCACTTCGCTGTGTTGAAACAATTTGTTCTCCTTAGATTACTTTGTTTTCCTGTCACACTTCTGCTTTATAAGAGCTACGTTCCTATGTTTCATCGTCTTAATCGGTGCTGCAGCTACCATAATGCTTTATTTTCATCTTAAATATGGTCAAGAATGCATGATTGCTCCCTGCTGAtccttattttacttttttttaggTCATTTAACTGCGAAAAGTGACGTGTATAGCTTTGGGGTTGTTATGCTCGAACTATTGTCTGGCAGACGAGCGGTGGACAAGAACCGGCCAACGGGAGAACACAATTTAGTTGAATGGGCCAAACCTTACCTTGCAAGTAAACGCAAATTTATCCAAATATTTGACCTCCGTATTGAAGGCCAGTACTCTTTGGATGAAGCCCTCAGAGCAGTTAGCCTTGCAATTCGATGCTTAGCTTTTGAACCCAAGTCTAGGCCAAACATGAATGACGTGGTAAAAGCGTTGGAGCAACTTCAGGAACCCATTGACTCGGAGGGTGCAGGTATCTCTCCAAACCAACATCGCCCGAACCCTCATGCAAATTCAAACCACGCTCCCAGACATCGCAGGCGCAGTATCAACGGAGTCAACAGAGCATCAACTCCCCATCATCCCAGGGCATCCGCTTCCCGCACCCCTACATGAGACATTCATCATTCATGCATGCTTTATCATTAGTTTTATTGGTTCAAGGGAAGAGGGGGATTCAGTCTGAAAGGAAAGGGAAGGGAAAAGAAATAGGAACAAGGCGGCGGCAGATGGTGTATATTGAAAATTGTACGTAACTGCAGACGGACAGTTGATTGTTGTacagttttgttttgtgaatgTCTTCTTGGTCAGAGGGGGCGTTGACGGGGTGCGAAAGGTGCAGTTGCATAGGATCCCAAATTTGAAGGGGCTCCTAAAATTTGTCAtctaatatttatatgtaataatattttatatttaaaattgtttttgttacgaaataaattatatattcaAAAAATGATTTTGTTAGCATTTTAAAATATCATTTTACACTCTTTATAAgcg contains the following coding sequences:
- the LOC137734807 gene encoding receptor-like cytoplasmic kinase 176; protein product: MGSCLSSRIKADSPLHNGLHSNSRVSSVSVPSTPRTEGEILQSSNLKNFCFNELKNATRNFRPDSVVGEGGFGCVFKGWVDENSLTAAKAGTGLVIAAKRLNQEGIQGHKEWLTEINYLGQLHHENLVRLVGYCLEDDHRILVYEFMPRGSLDNHLFRRASYFQPLSWNLRMKIAFGAAKGLAFLHSDAAKVIYRDFKTANILLDSTYNAKLSDFGLAKDGPADDTSHVSTRVMGTYGYAAPEYMATGHLTAKSDVYSFGVVMLELLSGRRAVDKNRPTGEHNLVEWAKPYLASKRKFIQIFDLRIEGQYSLDEALRAVSLAIRCLAFEPKSRPNMNDVVKALEQLQEPIDSEGAGISPNQHRPNPHANSNHAPRHRRRSINGVNRASTPHHPRASASRTPT